In Spiroplasma sp. SV19, one DNA window encodes the following:
- a CDS encoding UPF0236 family transposase-like protein, translated as MKEQKTGEINTQDYVQRILIELEKYYILPEKIKFIVGGDGDTWIMETASFLETTYVLDRFHFAKELKNSFLKGRKTQPKIELYNKCYNLFIQGKCDQLLEIAKIFKKTDLARYIRNHRQGIQNQKLEYNIGVSAESDISWFIKSTLGYGAKAYAYKTYKNLLYLKLAKMNKINVLSSIKKFYNFG; from the coding sequence TTGAAAGAACAAAAAACGGGTGAAATTAATACACAAGATTATGTTCAACGAATATTAATAGAATTAGAAAAGTATTATATTTTACCTGAAAAAATTAAGTTTATTGTTGGTGGTGATGGAGATACTTGAATTATGGAAACGGCATCTTTCTTGGAAACAACTTATGTTTTAGATAGATTCCATTTTGCCAAGGAATTAAAAAATTCCTTTTTAAAAGGACGAAAAACTCAACCTAAAATAGAGTTATATAATAAGTGTTATAACTTATTTATACAGGGTAAATGTGATCAGTTATTAGAAATTGCAAAAATTTTTAAGAAAACAGATTTAGCAAGATATATTAGAAATCATCGGCAGGGAATCCAAAATCAAAAATTAGAATATAATATTGGAGTTTCGGCCGAAAGTGATATATCTTGATTTATTAAGTCAACTTTGGGATATGGGGCAAAAGCCTATGCTTATAAAACATATAAAAACTTATTATACTTAAAATTAGCAAAAATGAATAAAATTAATGTATTATCAAGTATTAAAAAATTTTACAATTTTGGATAA
- a CDS encoding helix-turn-helix domain-containing protein, giving the protein MKQCVIENKICCGSNCRCESSCCDHNVATIISFVKIISQKWSLKIINILNEQECGFNELHHHLKECTRKVLVETLNNLIEKNIIEKKVYRKNNVVYSSYCLTNIGFELVRVLYQIKRFSCAYLAD; this is encoded by the coding sequence ATGAAACAGTGCGTAATTGAAAATAAAATTTGTTGTGGTTCTAATTGTCGTTGTGAGAGTAGTTGTTGTGATCACAATGTGGCAACAATTATCAGTTTTGTTAAAATTATTTCGCAAAAATGGTCGTTAAAAATAATTAATATTTTAAACGAACAAGAATGTGGTTTTAATGAATTACATCATCATTTAAAAGAATGTACTAGAAAAGTGCTGGTAGAAACACTTAATAACCTCATTGAAAAAAATATTATTGAGAAAAAGGTTTATCGCAAAAACAATGTGGTATATTCTTCTTATTGTTTAACAAATATTGGGTTTGAATTAGTTAGAGTGCTTTATCAAATTAAACGATTTAGTTGTGCTTATCTTGCCGATTAA
- a CDS encoding ABC transporter permease: MLNLAKEATRGFTKKITQFIGLILFIIGAVLTFTALFSTVFQVKNGLNDVKKNSIPYHYEIRMDSLNIDNNVYKRNPNWKVNENTRAFLAQFYDVAKIDTDHLTFNNIKADILGLNCDLTNNQICTWSKEPSYLNKQMGTASFTALVKNFNGSISSAFLSYIIHHPVQSQLEDLIGDDNVTLNLSYDVSYQFVANNLAKDTQYFNAIAVNKDKNLLFNGDSWRGNNIFYTPFNRVFDTTIGRAVTELDKNNIILSKQYADYNFLDLGGNFNLGDNSNLQFKIAGYGAKYSNIYPSLASLSTIASGNKIIDLRNGSLLFMNDINYNTIKQNFSNGAEKITGFINVDGGLTSPQKIALLRKVLSNYFVAPDNAIVAFESSLPGQVVMLTNTGFIINTSIAVACSIIILIIIAFFIKKDITHQKRQIGVLKSLGYRRHELSFVFTFNIVFTTLIGCLLGWVLSLPLQMYFTSSNLYSIGLPLSLFYFNPIIFVTATIIIPLIFIAMAFLISFILLSRTALDLIYDLKGSNLNFRAKKVRKGRKYAHFGLSFNIHLSFTFALKSFGKWVMVLVVLAFSSFLLIFQLDAGVMAQGIVDDSFRYFKDDIKSYLIASSDQQDIAQEANNGQPYKWITTNERDQYYYRAQVLDDDKTFNFPDPLMCFLKLSSPNPTDVKTSCGDLLNIAGDPSGTTLVKSKIKYDNNTKKYPYLSSDTVKAIVNYKVKDNKTGEWINGWDRLIEIINIIKPSLINQGLTEADIQTIITGINMINSLGSSTNGQYPDIYLGPYMVYDQAYDFPYVFLSAGWSPDDVKNARNPVSQLNVVGLSSDEAQRNQLLNYRSQNTRADVAQKEVFGYKINPNPVANDPNMPINEPIPVILAKRVYQSMDINPGDIFKLNVRITNAIGYVPVAFKVVGSDDADISSGNIYMNQDSLVTVMNQWVNVTGKGIVFQPNSYYNVVASRASPSGMALQPYRIMSAFSLTDNYDFTMFDNNKKIDFTNAFDLRTNLKLLNGLNKVWPFDTLRQNYSQGMQTVRDVLNVLEGLTIVIVALILAVLISMVLDENRRTILTLKVLGYPTWKIISIVLGFYLLAIIIGYVLSYVIAQLLWNLIANVVFKSTGMLLIPSFSAYVVSVATAAIGIILLLVIMVGIWKIKKNKLVNITLE, encoded by the coding sequence ATGTTAAATCTTGCAAAAGAGGCTACGCGGGGATTTACAAAAAAAATAACGCAGTTTATTGGGTTAATTTTGTTCATCATTGGGGCAGTACTAACTTTTACGGCACTTTTTTCAACTGTTTTTCAAGTTAAGAACGGATTAAATGATGTTAAGAAAAATAGTATCCCGTATCATTATGAAATTCGGATGGATAGTTTGAACATTGATAATAATGTTTATAAAAGAAACCCAAATTGAAAAGTTAATGAAAACACACGAGCTTTTTTAGCACAATTTTATGATGTTGCAAAAATTGATACTGATCATTTGACTTTCAATAATATTAAAGCTGATATTTTAGGTTTAAATTGTGATTTAACAAATAATCAAATTTGTACATGATCAAAAGAACCATCATATTTGAATAAACAAATGGGAACAGCATCTTTTACTGCTTTAGTTAAGAATTTTAATGGTAGTATTTCTTCAGCATTTTTAAGTTATATTATTCATCATCCTGTTCAAAGTCAACTAGAAGACTTAATTGGTGATGACAATGTAACATTAAATCTTAGTTATGATGTTAGTTATCAGTTTGTTGCGAATAATTTAGCAAAAGATACACAATACTTTAATGCTATTGCTGTTAATAAGGATAAAAATTTATTATTTAATGGTGATAGTTGAAGAGGAAATAATATTTTTTATACTCCCTTTAATCGTGTTTTTGACACAACAATTGGTAGAGCAGTTACTGAATTAGATAAAAATAATATTATTTTAAGTAAACAATATGCAGATTATAATTTTTTAGATCTTGGTGGTAATTTTAATTTAGGGGATAATTCAAATTTGCAATTTAAGATTGCAGGTTATGGAGCGAAGTATAGTAATATTTACCCTAGTCTAGCAAGTTTATCGACAATTGCTAGTGGTAATAAAATAATTGATTTAAGAAATGGGTCATTATTATTTATGAATGATATAAATTATAATACGATTAAACAAAACTTTTCGAATGGTGCTGAAAAGATTACGGGGTTTATTAATGTTGACGGAGGATTAACTAGTCCCCAAAAAATAGCGTTGTTACGTAAGGTTTTAAGTAACTATTTTGTTGCTCCGGATAATGCTATTGTTGCTTTTGAATCATCATTGCCCGGCCAAGTAGTAATGCTGACAAATACTGGTTTTATTATTAATACTTCAATTGCTGTTGCCTGTTCAATTATTATTTTAATTATTATTGCGTTCTTTATTAAAAAGGATATCACTCATCAAAAACGACAAATTGGAGTTTTAAAATCGTTAGGATATCGGCGCCATGAATTGTCTTTTGTTTTTACTTTTAATATCGTTTTTACAACTTTAATTGGTTGTTTATTGGGATGAGTTTTAAGTTTACCATTACAAATGTATTTTACTTCTTCAAATTTATATTCAATTGGTTTACCATTATCACTCTTTTATTTTAATCCGATTATTTTTGTTACAGCAACCATTATTATTCCACTTATTTTTATTGCGATGGCCTTTTTAATTTCATTTATTCTTTTAAGTCGAACAGCGTTGGATTTAATTTATGATTTAAAAGGATCAAATTTAAATTTCCGCGCTAAAAAAGTAAGAAAAGGAAGAAAATATGCCCACTTTGGATTATCTTTTAATATTCATTTATCATTTACTTTTGCTTTAAAATCATTCGGAAAATGAGTCATGGTGTTAGTTGTTTTAGCTTTTTCGTCCTTCTTGTTAATTTTCCAATTAGATGCAGGAGTTATGGCCCAAGGAATTGTTGATGATTCTTTCCGATATTTTAAAGATGATATAAAATCATATTTAATTGCATCTTCTGATCAACAAGATATTGCCCAAGAAGCAAACAATGGACAACCTTATAAATGAATTACAACAAATGAACGTGATCAATATTATTATCGAGCACAAGTTTTAGATGATGATAAAACCTTTAATTTTCCAGATCCATTAATGTGTTTCTTAAAATTATCAAGTCCGAATCCAACTGATGTAAAAACAAGTTGTGGTGACTTATTAAATATTGCTGGAGACCCAAGTGGGACGACACTCGTTAAAAGTAAAATTAAATATGATAATAATACGAAGAAATACCCTTATTTAAGTTCTGACACAGTTAAGGCAATTGTTAATTATAAAGTTAAAGATAATAAAACTGGGGAATGAATTAATGGATGAGATCGATTAATTGAAATCATAAATATTATCAAGCCTAGTTTAATTAATCAAGGTTTAACAGAAGCAGATATTCAAACTATTATTACGGGAATTAATATGATTAATAGTTTGGGTTCATCAACGAATGGGCAATATCCAGATATTTATTTAGGACCATATATGGTTTATGACCAAGCTTATGATTTTCCGTATGTATTTTTATCAGCGGGCTGAAGTCCAGATGATGTTAAGAATGCTAGAAATCCTGTTTCTCAATTAAATGTTGTTGGTTTATCAAGTGATGAAGCACAACGAAATCAATTGTTAAATTATCGTTCTCAAAATACTCGTGCTGATGTTGCACAAAAAGAAGTCTTTGGTTATAAAATTAATCCTAATCCAGTCGCAAATGATCCGAATATGCCAATTAATGAACCAATTCCTGTGATTTTGGCCAAACGAGTTTATCAATCAATGGACATTAATCCTGGTGATATTTTTAAATTAAATGTGCGTATTACAAATGCCATTGGGTATGTTCCTGTTGCTTTTAAAGTGGTTGGTTCAGATGATGCTGATATTAGTTCGGGGAATATTTATATGAACCAAGATTCGTTAGTTACTGTAATGAACCAATGAGTTAATGTAACGGGGAAAGGAATTGTGTTTCAACCTAATTCATATTATAATGTTGTTGCTTCGCGTGCTAGTCCAAGCGGAATGGCGTTACAACCTTATCGGATTATGTCAGCATTTTCATTAACAGATAATTATGATTTTACAATGTTTGATAATAATAAAAAGATTGATTTTACTAATGCCTTTGATTTAAGAACTAATTTAAAATTATTAAATGGTTTGAATAAGGTCTGACCATTTGATACATTACGGCAAAATTATTCTCAAGGAATGCAAACCGTGCGGGATGTTCTTAATGTATTAGAAGGATTAACAATTGTTATTGTTGCTTTAATTTTGGCAGTTTTAATTTCAATGGTGCTTGATGAAAACCGACGAACAATATTAACCTTAAAAGTACTGGGATATCCAACATGAAAAATTATTTCAATTGTGCTAGGATTTTACTTATTAGCAATTATTATTGGATATGTTTTAAGTTATGTGATTGCACAATTATTATGGAATTTAATTGCTAATGTTGTCTTCAAAAGTACCGGAATGCTGTTAATTCCTTCCTTTTCTGCTTATGTTGTTTCAGTTGCCACAGCGGCAATTGGGATAATTCTCTTATTAGTTATTATGGTTGGAATTTGAAAAATTAAGAAAAATAAACTAGTAAATATTACATTAGAGTAA
- the rplJ gene encoding 50S ribosomal protein L10 codes for MKPAMKIKTAVVSEIANNFKTANSAVIVEYQKLTVAEFTELRRMLTKQDVNIKIYKNNLVSLAAKEAGFAELDQFLTGPNAFAFGVGEQMAAAKTLAKFAKTHPALKLKAGIYEGKVLDTKAIIEIASLPTKDELLAMFASSLLYPLRMFAIAVKEIAKTKSE; via the coding sequence ATGAAGCCAGCAATGAAAATTAAAACAGCAGTTGTTAGTGAAATTGCTAATAACTTTAAGACTGCTAATTCAGCAGTTATTGTTGAATATCAAAAATTAACAGTTGCTGAATTTACAGAACTAAGAAGAATGCTTACAAAACAAGATGTAAACATTAAAATATATAAAAATAACTTAGTGAGCTTGGCTGCTAAAGAAGCGGGATTTGCAGAATTAGATCAATTTTTAACAGGTCCTAATGCTTTTGCGTTTGGTGTAGGAGAACAGATGGCTGCCGCAAAAACTTTGGCAAAATTTGCAAAAACGCATCCAGCTTTAAAATTAAAAGCAGGAATTTATGAGGGTAAAGTCTTAGATACAAAAGCAATTATTGAAATTGCTTCGTTGCCAACAAAAGACGAATTACTTGCAATGTTTGCATCAAGCTTATTATATCCATTACGTATGTTCGCAATAGCAGTTAAAGAAATTGCTAAAACGAAAAGTGAGTAA
- the rplL gene encoding 50S ribosomal protein L7/L12 — MALSKDDIIKALEEMKLAELNELVKAIEDHFGVVAAAAVAAAPAEGGAAAGPSEVDIVLTDPGASKVAIIKLVKEITGKELMEAKAIVDKLPAVIKSKVKAEEAEEIKGQLVVAGASVELK, encoded by the coding sequence ATGGCATTATCAAAAGATGATATTATTAAAGCATTAGAAGAAATGAAATTAGCAGAATTAAATGAATTAGTAAAAGCAATTGAAGATCATTTCGGGGTTGTTGCGGCAGCAGCAGTTGCAGCAGCACCAGCAGAAGGGGGAGCAGCAGCGGGACCTTCAGAAGTTGATATTGTTTTAACTGATCCAGGAGCAAGTAAAGTTGCGATTATTAAATTAGTAAAAGAAATTACTGGAAAAGAATTAATGGAAGCAAAAGCAATTGTTGATAAATTGCCAGCAGTTATTAAGTCAAAAGTAAAAGCAGAAGAAGCGGAAGAAATTAAAGGACAATTAGTTGTCGCTGGTGCTTCAGTTGAGCTTAAATAA
- a CDS encoding lipoprotein, translated as MKKLLSILGVTALTTTSVFSVAACAKGKAGPTDGYFDSEIDKIDPTIRNQVKYTSTIAKILIASRHENMNTYAFPTLQYFLNNVGKNLKGTFKTKSGKEVQIKDYVEEYKKLNNIFYNPWKARSTSYQPERNNYDLMSSLVAMTNFAKWNTEENQGHPTKDEDPTTGRYPEFEVNPNLGWAQYDTGALANTLSQKSDSVKAYIQRSKTWSSYYDSSTGPYASNILYHNSLSNPPTTSELSYKDGGTETKFGKAVANQSSSLYDLFGLKYFDEAITMLGQFGPGLELPVTASLAQLLPIVQNNRYGEKTAGIFLAAPFVILGTIKDKLFDSNGKVKDDSPLLEVFDRATIDNTVLKVEKESDGEVDSPDKTIENMNLYNILSSPVMAKAMSVITQQQPQYLDLTSTNKDHKNAFLKWYSVLGNWFTAALAKEGSKFDVEKFNTVMSKTIYKGVLKFQTLVGLFAEDTVVALMRTLLQMLNSGSFDMFNLLKGVAGFANWFYTSNDQGHYNLNLKNVQKIDDVYNKGPQKAGFSDDLMAVDPKSEYAKFILDNYGFNEQTNQYESGSLFDMINIWAHGGNNTYPEHEAMHKFITQILDSQNGYIGVLTNQINQAMANDWFDNIFLDRKWYITASGKGVDGKTLGAVITNGRVTGVRYQLDYYGPKDASTKLARHTKPLGYTDPASGNSPSYVEQEKDATKRHNIAPEGQTWTDQDWVDYDGLGDSYLENSENIKYSYVVEFDNKARFLYNPGIKDDLTKNSYLLSDFAWYYNNTRYY; from the coding sequence ATGAAAAAATTACTTTCTATTTTAGGAGTAACAGCATTAACAACAACAAGCGTTTTTAGTGTGGCCGCTTGTGCCAAAGGAAAAGCAGGACCAACTGATGGCTATTTTGATAGTGAAATTGATAAGATTGATCCAACAATTAGAAATCAAGTCAAATATACTAGTACGATTGCAAAAATTTTAATTGCATCACGTCATGAAAATATGAATACATATGCTTTTCCAACTTTACAATATTTTTTAAATAATGTCGGAAAAAATTTAAAAGGTACTTTTAAAACAAAAAGTGGAAAAGAAGTTCAAATTAAGGACTATGTTGAAGAATATAAGAAATTAAATAATATTTTTTATAATCCTTGAAAAGCAAGAAGCACAAGCTATCAACCAGAACGGAATAATTATGATTTAATGTCTTCGCTTGTAGCAATGACAAATTTTGCAAAATGAAACACAGAAGAAAATCAGGGGCATCCTACTAAGGATGAAGATCCGACAACTGGTCGTTATCCTGAATTTGAAGTAAATCCAAATTTAGGATGAGCACAATATGATACTGGGGCTTTAGCAAACACTTTATCTCAGAAGTCAGATTCAGTTAAAGCGTATATTCAGAGATCCAAGACATGAAGTAGTTATTATGACTCTTCAACTGGGCCATATGCTTCAAATATTCTATATCATAATTCTTTGAGTAATCCACCAACCACATCTGAGCTTTCATATAAAGATGGAGGAACTGAGACTAAATTTGGAAAAGCGGTTGCAAACCAGTCAAGTTCATTATATGACTTGTTTGGTTTAAAATATTTTGATGAAGCAATTACAATGTTAGGACAATTTGGGCCGGGCCTAGAATTACCAGTTACAGCTTCTTTAGCACAATTATTACCAATTGTTCAAAATAACCGTTATGGTGAAAAAACAGCAGGGATTTTCTTAGCGGCACCTTTTGTTATTTTAGGTACTATTAAAGACAAATTATTTGATTCTAATGGCAAGGTTAAAGATGATAGTCCATTGTTGGAAGTATTTGATCGTGCAACAATTGACAATACTGTTCTTAAAGTTGAAAAAGAAAGTGATGGTGAAGTTGATAGTCCTGATAAAACAATTGAAAATATGAATTTATATAATATTTTATCAAGTCCTGTAATGGCAAAAGCAATGAGTGTTATTACACAACAGCAGCCACAATATTTGGATTTAACAAGTACTAATAAAGACCATAAAAATGCATTTTTAAAATGATATTCAGTGTTAGGCAATTGATTTACAGCTGCTTTAGCAAAAGAAGGTTCAAAATTTGATGTAGAAAAATTTAATACAGTAATGTCAAAAACAATCTATAAGGGTGTTTTAAAATTCCAAACACTAGTGGGGTTATTTGCAGAAGATACTGTTGTTGCTTTAATGCGAACATTATTGCAAATGTTAAATTCAGGTAGTTTTGATATGTTTAACTTATTAAAAGGAGTTGCTGGATTTGCAAACTGGTTTTATACTAGCAATGATCAAGGACATTATAATTTGAATCTTAAGAATGTGCAAAAAATTGATGATGTCTATAATAAAGGTCCGCAAAAAGCTGGTTTTAGTGATGACTTAATGGCTGTTGATCCAAAAAGTGAGTATGCTAAATTTATTTTAGATAATTATGGTTTTAATGAACAAACAAATCAGTATGAATCAGGGTCATTATTTGACATGATTAATATTTGAGCACATGGAGGGAATAACACTTATCCTGAACATGAAGCAATGCATAAATTTATTACTCAAATTTTGGATTCACAAAATGGTTATATTGGGGTATTAACAAATCAAATTAATCAAGCGATGGCTAATGACTGATTTGATAATATCTTCTTAGATCGAAAATGATATATTACAGCATCTGGTAAAGGTGTGGATGGTAAGACATTAGGGGCAGTAATAACTAATGGTCGTGTAACGGGAGTTAGATATCAATTAGACTATTATGGTCCAAAAGATGCTTCAACAAAATTAGCGCGTCACACTAAACCATTGGGATATACTGATCCGGCTTCAGGGAATTCACCTTCATATGTGGAACAAGAAAAGGATGCAACAAAACGTCATAATATTGCGCCAGAAGGACAAACATGAACTGATCAAGACTGAGTTGATTACGACGGGTTAGGAGATAGTTATTTAGAAAATAGCGAAAATATTAAATATAGTTATGTTGTTGAATTTGATAATAAAGCCCGCTTTTTATATAATCCCGGCATTAAAGATGATTTAACAAAAAATTCATATTTACTGAGTGATTTTGCCTGATATTATAACAACACACGCTACTATTAA